The Arachis duranensis cultivar V14167 chromosome 9, aradu.V14167.gnm2.J7QH, whole genome shotgun sequence genomic sequence ATCTATTACTTCATGGAATAATTGTTCGgttgaaaataaaaagttaattccGTAGCAAAGctggaagaaaaatataatgtcACGCTCCTTCCTTGGTCTACTTAGAAACAATTAGGCACAGTTTACAGAACACCACTTAAGGATTGTACAGTACTTTGAATCCAGCATGTGATGATCCATCAAAAATAGGGAAATCAAATTGATCTATAATGTTGTTGTCAAGAAGTATAATAGGCCTTTAATTACAACAGAAATTAAGTATTATTTTtggaataattttatttttaaaaactaaagcTTCCCTTGTTCTATTTTGGGTGCTCTATTTAATGCTCATGATTATTAGAAGGTCCACCACATGAATCCACACCACCCCTAATCCTCTTCTGAAGGTGTTCCAAGCTAGCCACCCGCTGTACGGGAGCTGTTTGACCCATCTTATTCCCAACCACCACAGCTGCTGCGGCATTCTGCGGCACATTCTCAATTACAGATATGTCTCCCAACCCATTGTTTACCCTAAGATCATGACTCGCCACGTGATGATTACCTGATGTTTGTTGAAAGAAGTGGTGGTGATGGTGAGTATCATCTCTCACGGGGACAGATGCATCAGCTGATGTGTCAGGAGGGCTTCCGTCAAATGTCGGTATGCCCATTGATGTTAAATCAGACATGGCATGCATTACTGGGTTCAACCCTGTAATTCTTTTGACGGTTTCTTCCGCCATCTTCACCTGAAAAATGATAATAAACGTGCCACGAAATAACAGATATGTCAGGTTGAGAGACAATACATGAACACCATTGTACCTACTTTACTTTTATATATCGGCCTTACTTTTTGATACATCATTGGATCAATGTCTTTGGATACAGTTCATAATAAGATATAGTGTGTCTAAAGTGTACTAAACAGTGAAAGTGATTGATAAGAAACGACTGGAGGAAGTATTTATGATAATAAGAAGGGTTTTACCTTTGCTCTTAAGGTTTCAACATCAGCTTTTAATACTCTGTTGTCAACAGCAGATTCATTGTACTTGTGGCTTACATCAGTAAGGCGCTTTAGCAAGGTAGAATTTTCACCTCTTAATTGAGAAACCTAAGACAGAAATTCAATTTCAGAAAATATGCATGACCTTTGGAGGGAAGGACTTAACATATAAGAAAGAAGATGCGCAAAAGTCAAACCTAAAATAGAGAACACACCTGTGTCTCCAGCTCGTTTAAATGagcttgttttcttcttcttgaacgtCTGGCTGACTCTCTATTTGAAAGCATCCTGAGATATAACATGTCATTAGGCCCTGAATTagtcaaagaaaaaaataaagagaagataAGTTAAAATACATTGGTTTCAGTTACAGTTAGATGATATTACACCCGGCATTCCATAGTTTGCCATGACTACATTGACCCCTGTAGGATGTTTACAAGGAATTCAGTGTTACATTTCACAAAAATACAGGGGTATCAGGTGAAATATAACCTATACCTCAGCAGAGTCACCAATGCTAGTGTATATTCCAGAAAGTTAAAGGGTGCACGTGTAATATTGGCTAACCTAAGAGGTCAATGAAATTTACAAGCTTGCATATAAATTTCACCTCACGTAACaggaaagggaaggaaaaagaAGGGAGGGGGAAGGGGGCATAATTCTATTTAGTTCCCTGGCTGAACCTAAATCTAAATAGTATGTGGAGAAAATAGAGTATGCAAAACACTCTCACTTCAAAGATCTAATGTGACTCTGAATGCAATTTTTCTGGCAGGCCAACACTCAGTTTATTAAGCACGATATCCATCTGAGTAAAACAAGCTTCTGAATCATGCTGAAACCAAGTACATGATACTGCAATAATTACAGAATACAGAGTATGCATACATTGAGCACCAAGATAATCTTCAGGAAACTCAGCAAGTTTTGAGACAATTGTTACCTTCTTACTCGTTTTACATCAGCAGGGTCCATGTTGTCATTCAGATCTGTCTCTCCTTCAGCTTCCTCATCATCTGACTGTTCCCTTGATGATCCACTTGTTGATGGCCTGGCTGTAACAGCGGGTTTCTTTTGTATGACAGGTATGGAAGGTATCCCGATTGGTGCTTTGGCATCTTTGTCTTGTATTTTAGGTGGGTCATTTCCAGAAGTACCAGATCCTACATAGACAGAATTGAGTCTCCTATTACTACAAGTGGCCATAGAGGACATAATGGGAAACTATAGATAGAACCATAGTACTACACATGGCCAAGGAGGGCATAATCATGCGGAAATACAGAGAACATTCAAGTTCAGAACTGACCACCATAACCAAATGCCGAGCTTGCAATGAATAGCAGGATAAGATTGGATTCAGCTTAATCTAAGAGGAAAGATAGGTAATGGTAAAGAATCCCAAATTGGGAGGAAAAGGGTATGGTTTGGGATACAGATTCCATTCATCTGCAGAACTCTATATTATCTTTCCTTTtctgcatttttcttttcttgtaagGAGCTAGTCCCCGTTGTTCTTACTGAAACCAGATCCTATCACATATACATTTCACGTAATTTAGTAGGGGTTATCCATattgagagagagaaaaaaaaaaaaaagtaacctCTAAAGCTGTTCAAGAAATTAGCTATTGACTAAAACAAAATTGAAGACACAGCTAATGCATTCAACCCCATATGTTTCTATTAGTCACCAATCTattttgcattcaatacttAACTAGTTACTGAGGCGATACAAATATAATCAGGCATTATTCATAAATGTGATCTACTTTGTTCACTGAATCTTCTCTTTTATCAATTATCATGGATATATGTTTAAATAAACACATCCACAAGCATTTATGATTCAAACCTTTTATAGAAGGCTGAGGTCCAACTTGAGAGATATTAGACGATCCACTATCAGCAAAAGTGGCTGGATCTTGAGACTTGGATAAAGATGCTGCCTGTTGCAATgagcagaaaaaaaaaaaacatttcagAAGATGTCCCAATTCCCCTAGGTAAAACATGATATACATCGGAAGCAACTTAGAATAACACAATTAGCAGGCACACGGCCAAGAAAGATAATGCAAGGCTAATGGCGTGCAGGGAAGACAactttaaaaaaagaataaataaaaaaattagtctttTGAAGCCATTGTATGTCTTTTACCTTGGTTGAAGGAGCGAATTGTATTTTAACTGAATTTACAGAGAGTAATACTGCTACGTGAGAAGGTAACTTCTTGCTTTTGGGAACACAGTTAGCAGCAAACAGTTACTGCCTACCAACATCTCCAGGAGGTTCAAAAGTACTCTTTGCTCTCGAGGAGGTTCAAAAGTACTTTTTGCAACTAAGAACGAAAGATTCTACAAAGAAAACATGTTCATCTACATAACAACACAAGCTTCTAACAAAGAAGTcatgttcttttcttttcttttcttttcttttttcaatttcaatcatattCATACAGGTGTAATGCATGACAACGAGAATCGCACTCAAAAGCAAAGATGAATAGCCCTAACACATgtccacttttttttttttccagttcTCAGGAGAAAATAACCTTTTTCAGAAGATCAGAACCAATAATGCGCACAAATTTCTGTAATAAATAGAAAGTAAGTTTCCAGATACACTACTTTAACATCAACCGTGCCCTAAAACAAGccatttaaaactaaataaaggTCCAAACTCTAAGCTTCTACTTAatcgaataaaataaaataaaataaaaacaaaaataatgataagCAGGCACAAACAAAGATGAACACCGAACTCAGATCCAAATCAAAATCCAAACCATGCAACAACAAAGACTCAATCTTTTCAATCTTTCAGTTCCAGAATTATCCTGAGAACACACATTTCCAACTAATCAGGGAAggagaaataaataaactaactaattaattaccCTAGTCATGGCGACAGCGGCACATGCAAGATTGAGCTTGTTCTTAAGGAGAGCCTGGTAGTCATCGGAATCAACGCCAAGGGAAGATGAAGCCGCTGTTTtcgaaggaggaggaggaggagggggaGGAGGAGAGGCATTGGTCAAAACGGCGTCGTTCTTAGGAACAGGAAGGGTGTCGTTCGGATCGGGCTTGGTGACGTGGGGATGAGTGTGATCGTCGTCGTGGATGAAGAAAACGGCGTCGTTTCGGTGAGGGGGAGAGGGAGGAGCAGCTTCTTGGAGGAAGCGCTGGAAGGCCCACTCGGAAGGGCTGCGGTTGATGTGGGAGTTGGAGTTGGAAGGAGGCGGGTGGTGGTTGGTGTCGTAGGGGATGGAGGACCAGAAGTGGTCAGGGATTTCGTCCACTGAGAAGACCCTATCCATGGAAATCCAAATGCTATTGGTGATCACGATGTTTTGTCTCTGTCCTTTTAAGTTTTGGGATTGGTTTCTGTGTGCGAGTATTGTTCGTTGGTGTTTTCGTTTCTGTTTCTGCGAAGGCGAGAGAGAAAGATCCCACAGGGGTATATCGGTCATATAGCTCACCACAACACAATACTTGCGACTTCCAATTGGAACATtgaatttcaagtttttaaCACTATTTCGGAGTAATTTGAATATCAGAAAATTTCCTCCTAGAAGTCTTTTTTCTATACAAAAGTAAAGAATTGGATGGTACTAAAATATTTAGACCATTAAATAGttcataataaatatattttttaaggtttttaataattattaaataatttgtttttaattataattataaattaattctatatattttatttaattataaaaattattttttattttataaatcattattttattatttatctattatgtttattaataatcaaaaacaaaaataataacgaattaaattttttattgaccgtaataattttttgacaatcccaataaattaaaaatttatctttgatTCATTACATCAGTCCAGGATTTTGAAATCGTGTTTCTTagaaaatcaatcgattggattgAATTTCAGGTTTCCCATAACTCAATCAATTGGACTTCAGCTTaccacaaaacaatcgattgaaagttgCAAGGCAGTATGGTTTTCgcaaaaatcaatcgattggtcatCTTACCCAATTAATTGAACGATGACTAGAATGTGggttttttataattcaatctATTGTTTATATTACCCAATATATTGAAGGCCCCAATTAAAATGATATATGAAGGTTTAATCGATTGGTATGATAATACAATCGATTAAATTTTGTACGTGACTAATGGTATATTCCAATTTAATCGATTGGTATGATCATTTAATCGATTGAAACGTAACGTAAATAAGTTTTTTTCTGCATTCAATCGATCAGTAggataatccaatcgattgaattttgaatcGCGCCGTTCTCAATTTTCATAtcgtttttataaattttgaatcACGTCGTGACTAATGGTTTATAAATCGATTGAGTTATGGAAAACCTGAAATTCAATCGATAATTTTGTTAATCCAATCAATTGATTTTCTAAGAAACACGATTTCAAAATCCTCAACGGATGTAATAGATCAAAGATAAATTTCTAATCGATTGGAATTGCCAAAAAGTTATCACGATTAATTGaagatctaattcgttattgtttttatttttaattattaataaacataataaatgaatgataaaataataatttataaaataaaaaaataatttttataactaaataaaatatatggggtGAAtctgtaattaaaattagaaacagACTATTTAGcagttattaaaaaacttaaaaaacatgttttgttatggaaccatttaatggtccaaacgtTCTGGGACCATCGAATCCAGTGCCAAGTCTTACAAGTCCGCAATATCCCTTATCTCTAAAACGCGCTTCTCTTGGAACGTATGTTTCACACGCTTCTCTAAATAATTTTGTCCATTTTATATCAGACATTCGGGTGTAAATCAGTAATAATTGGGTGCATTTAAGGAAAGTTTaggtgtatttacagtttattaCTTTTCATCTGACGGAGAGTGAATTGtcttattattttagttgaattgttttaatttttattttaatatagtgTATTTTTGCAGACCTTCTGTGCTGTTGATGACAAGTTTGTTTCCAAGGTTAGGATGACTTTTAACACCCTTGAAGATGCTACAAAATTCTACAAGGATTATTCAAAGGTTGCAgatttttctacaagagttcagtgcacaaataagaagggaaatgaaattaagaatcaattgattacatgtaccAGAGAGGAAAAATAGAAATCGAAAATATCTCCGACTGAGAAGAAAAATCTCTCAGGTAGTTTAAATTGTCcagcaagaatttatatacacatattGAAGGATGTTGGTATTTGGATCATTTCGAAGGTCGTGTTGCATCATTCACATTCTTGCTATCCAGATCAAGCACAGATGCTCAAATAGCacagggaactaagcatgtccgtgcgtcgtacaatagagaataacgaggaAGCCGATATCAAACCTAGTAAAACTTTCCAATTATTTGTTGCAGCAGCCAGAGGTTaccgcgagttaaattttatcgaaAAAGATGTCAGGAATTACATCACTAGAGAAGTGCAGAATGTTTTGGAACAAGAGGATGCAAAAGAATTCGGAAAATActtattaagaatgaaagagaagaatcataatttctttttctagCTTGAACTCGAGGACGATCAGTCCATTACGCTTGCTTTTTGGGCAGATGCAAGGAGCAGAGCTACTTGTGAGTATTTCggagatgttatttcatttgataccacctacaatacaaatAGGTAAAATGGTTTTCTGGTTTATGATGATGAAATTATGTTGTCTTATGAATCTGCTGCAGAGGTGTATATTGGCAGTTTTTGGGTGTATAAGATCATTATTTGGGTgcattttgttgattttaattctattttgtgGTAATCTGTTTCAGGTATAATCTGGttt encodes the following:
- the LOC107465613 gene encoding light-inducible protein CPRF2 isoform X1 — its product is MTDIPLWDLSLSPSQKQKRKHQRTILAHRNQSQNLKGQRQNIVITNSIWISMDRVFSVDEIPDHFWSSIPYDTNHHPPPSNSNSHINRSPSEWAFQRFLQEAAPPSPPHRNDAVFFIHDDDHTHPHVTKPDPNDTLPVPKNDAVLTNASPPPPPPPPPSKTAASSSLGVDSDDYQALLKNKLNLACAAVAMTRAASLSKSQDPATFADSGSSNISQVGPQPSIKGSGTSGNDPPKIQDKDAKAPIGIPSIPVIQKKPAVTARPSTSGSSREQSDDEEAEGETDLNDNMDPADVKRVRRMLSNRESARRSRRRKQAHLNELETQVSQLRGENSTLLKRLTDVSHKYNESAVDNRVLKADVETLRAKVKMAEETVKRITGLNPVMHAMSDLTSMGIPTFDGSPPDTSADASVPVRDDTHHHHHFFQQTSGNHHVASHDLRVNNGLGDISVIENVPQNAAAAVVVGNKMGQTAPVQRVASLEHLQKRIRGGVDSCGGPSNNHEH
- the LOC107465613 gene encoding light-inducible protein CPRF2 isoform X2; this translates as MTDIPLWDLSLSPSQKQKRKHQRTILAHRNQSQNLKGQRQNIVITNSIWISMDRVFSVDEIPDHFWSSIPYDTNHHPPPSNSNSHINRSPSEWAFQRFLQEAAPPSPPHRNDAVFFIHDDDHTHPHVTKPDPNDTLPVPKNDAVLTNASPPPPPPPPPSKTAASSSLGVDSDDYQALLKNKLNLACAAVAMTRAASLSKSQDPATFADSGSSNISQVGPQPSIKGSGTSGNDPPKIQDKDAKAPIGIPSIPVIQKKPAVTARPSTSGSSREQSDDEEAEGETDLNDNMDPADVKRVRRMLSNRESARRSRRRKQAHLNELETQVSQLRGENSTLLKRLTDVSHKYNESAVDNRVLKADVETLRAKVKMAEETVKRITGLNPVMHAMSDLTSMGIPTFDGSPPDTSADASVPVRDDTHHHHHFFQQTSGFERLFSLCCLGGRLLPRLIRSEEDSILSSEEERIFQHVASLLVLS
- the LOC107465613 gene encoding light-inducible protein CPRF2 isoform X3, yielding MTDIPLWDLSLSPSQKQKRKHQRTILAHRNQSQNLKGQRQNIVITNSIWISMDRVFSVDEIPDHFWSSIPYDTNHHPPPSNSNSHINRSPSEWAFQRFLQEAAPPSPPHRNDAVFFIHDDDHTHPHVTKPDPNDTLPVPKNDAVLTNASPPPPPPPPPSKTAASSSLGVDSDDYQALLKNKLNLACAAVAMTRAASLSKSQDPATFADSGSSNISQVGPQPSIKGSGTSGNDPPKIQDKDAKAPIGIPSIPVIQKKPAVTARPSTSGSSREQSDDEEAEGETDLNDNMDPADVKRVRRMLSNRESARRSRRRKQAHLNELETQVSQLRGENSTLLKRLTDVSHKYNESAVDNRVLKADVETLRAKVKMAEETVKRITGLNPVMHAMSDLTSMGIPTFDGSPPDTSADASVPVRDDTHHHHHFFQQTSDQKRIQF